Proteins from a single region of Haloplanus sp. GDY1:
- the purB gene encoding adenylosuccinate lyase codes for MTDLPRSDPLAAVSPLDGRYARYTEPLVPYASESALMRARVRVEVEYLLALADLEATPLTVDADGRAALRDCYESFGADDARLIKRLETEGAEGYDATNHDVKAVEYFLRTRTDESLHPWIHFGLTSEDVNNLAHRLLVGPAVEDVLLPALSDVREELTAMAHEYDDTPMLARTHGQPATPTTFGKEMAVYAARLGRTMGRVRDAAAGLSGKLAGASGTYAAHVAAYPDVDWRGFSRAFVADLGLEHTPLATQINPCDDLATLFDALRGVNNVLLDLDRDAWRYVSDRYLGQRAVEGETGSSTMPHKVNPIDFENSEGNLSKANADLTFLADYVTTSRLQRDLSDSTVKRNVGAALGHCLIGYRKAETGLGTVVPNETVMREDLEATPEVIGEAVQTILRREGDTEAYERVKELTRGERVSLEDFRSLFDDLDVDESVREELRALTPAGYTGVAASLAGLEE; via the coding sequence ATGACGGATCTGCCACGGAGCGACCCGCTCGCGGCTGTCTCTCCGCTCGACGGGCGCTACGCGCGGTACACCGAACCGCTGGTGCCGTACGCCAGCGAGTCGGCGCTCATGCGGGCGCGGGTTCGCGTCGAAGTCGAGTACCTGCTGGCCCTTGCCGACCTCGAGGCGACGCCCCTGACCGTCGACGCCGACGGGCGGGCGGCGCTGCGCGACTGCTACGAGTCGTTCGGCGCCGACGACGCCCGCCTGATCAAGCGCCTCGAAACCGAGGGCGCCGAGGGGTACGACGCCACCAACCACGACGTGAAGGCCGTGGAGTACTTCCTGCGGACTCGGACCGACGAGTCGCTGCACCCCTGGATCCACTTCGGGCTGACCAGCGAGGACGTGAACAACCTCGCGCACCGACTGCTGGTCGGGCCGGCCGTCGAGGACGTCCTCCTGCCCGCGCTCTCGGACGTCCGCGAGGAACTGACGGCGATGGCCCACGAGTACGACGACACGCCGATGCTCGCCCGCACCCACGGCCAGCCGGCGACGCCGACGACGTTCGGCAAGGAGATGGCGGTGTACGCCGCCCGCCTCGGGCGGACGATGGGCCGCGTTCGGGACGCGGCGGCCGGCCTCTCGGGCAAACTCGCCGGCGCCTCGGGTACCTACGCCGCCCACGTCGCCGCCTACCCCGACGTCGACTGGCGGGGCTTCTCCCGGGCGTTCGTCGCCGACCTCGGCCTGGAGCACACGCCGCTGGCGACGCAGATCAACCCCTGTGACGACCTCGCGACGCTGTTCGACGCCCTCCGCGGCGTCAACAACGTCCTCCTGGATCTGGACCGGGACGCGTGGCGCTACGTCTCGGATCGCTACCTCGGGCAGCGGGCCGTCGAGGGCGAGACGGGATCCTCGACGATGCCCCACAAGGTGAACCCCATCGACTTCGAGAACAGCGAGGGCAACCTCTCGAAGGCGAACGCGGATCTGACCTTCCTCGCGGACTACGTCACCACCTCCCGCCTCCAGCGCGACCTCTCGGACTCGACGGTCAAGCGGAACGTCGGCGCGGCGCTCGGCCACTGTCTCATCGGCTACCGCAAGGCCGAGACGGGACTGGGAACGGTCGTCCCCAACGAGACGGTCATGCGCGAGGACCTGGAGGCGACGCCGGAGGTGATCGGCGAGGCGGTCCAGACGATCCTCCGCCGCGAGGGCGACACCGAGGCCTACGAGCGGGTGAAGGAACTCACCCGGGGCGAGCGGGTGAGCCTCGAGGACTTCCGGTCCCTGTTCGACGACCTGGACGTCGACGAGTCGGTGCGCGAGGAGCTTCGGGCGCTGACGCCGGCGGGGTACACCGGCGTGGCGGCGTCGCTCGCGGGACTCGAGGAGTAA
- the purH gene encoding bifunctional phosphoribosylaminoimidazolecarboxamide formyltransferase/IMP cyclohydrolase, with protein sequence MLRIAGLAGNRGRNLMHIADLAPGGAEVAVVCTDGESAPVLSSAADRGIPTEVVARGDDESTADHESRLLDRLDDYEFDLVCMDGYMRVLSADLLDALPTTLNVHPSLLPSFRGDDAHEQALAAGVRTTGCTVHVATEDLDAGPIVTQEAVPVHEGDDADDLKRRVLHGAEFKAYPRAVRWFAEDRVTVGDDGVTVEGDEAGQFPARRVVSDDRSRTLRYGENPHQDAALYADAASDDASVVHADQLNEGAKALSYNNYNDADAALDLIREFEEPAAAVIKHTNPAGCATADTLAQAYDDALSTDAMSAFGGIVALNRTCDAATADAIVESFKEVVVAPGYTDGALDVLAEKEDLRVLDVGALSDREATLAEKPLTGGRLVQERDDWAPTREDLEVVTERHPTEAEFETMLFAWRTLKHVKSNAVLFASGTETVGIGMGQVSRVDAVRLAAMKAEEHAEGKSAAGAVMASDAFFPFPDGVEEAAEAGVEAVVQPGGSVNDEDVIAAADDHGMAMAFTGRRCFRHD encoded by the coding sequence ATGCTCCGAATCGCGGGTCTCGCCGGCAATCGCGGACGGAACCTGATGCACATCGCGGATCTGGCGCCCGGCGGCGCCGAGGTGGCCGTCGTCTGCACGGACGGCGAGTCGGCGCCGGTCCTGTCCTCGGCCGCCGACCGCGGCATCCCCACGGAGGTGGTCGCCCGCGGCGACGACGAGTCGACGGCCGACCACGAGTCCCGACTGCTTGACCGCCTCGACGACTACGAGTTCGACCTAGTCTGTATGGACGGCTACATGCGCGTCCTCTCGGCCGACCTGCTCGACGCCCTGCCGACGACGCTCAACGTCCACCCCTCCTTGCTCCCGTCGTTCCGCGGCGACGACGCCCACGAACAGGCGCTCGCGGCGGGCGTCCGAACCACCGGCTGCACCGTCCACGTCGCCACCGAGGACCTGGACGCCGGCCCCATCGTCACCCAGGAGGCGGTACCGGTCCACGAGGGCGACGACGCCGACGACCTGAAGCGCCGGGTCCTCCACGGCGCGGAGTTCAAGGCCTACCCCCGCGCAGTCAGGTGGTTCGCCGAGGACCGCGTCACCGTCGGCGACGACGGCGTCACCGTCGAGGGCGACGAGGCGGGGCAGTTCCCCGCCCGCCGCGTCGTCTCCGACGACCGCAGTCGGACGCTCCGCTACGGCGAGAACCCCCACCAGGACGCCGCGCTGTACGCCGACGCCGCGAGCGACGACGCGAGCGTCGTCCATGCCGACCAGTTGAACGAGGGGGCGAAGGCGCTCTCGTACAACAACTACAACGACGCCGACGCCGCCCTCGACCTGATCCGGGAGTTCGAGGAGCCCGCGGCGGCGGTCATCAAACACACCAATCCGGCGGGGTGTGCGACGGCCGACACCCTCGCCCAGGCATACGACGACGCCCTCTCGACGGACGCCATGAGCGCCTTCGGCGGCATCGTCGCCCTCAACCGCACCTGCGACGCCGCCACGGCCGACGCCATCGTCGAGTCGTTCAAGGAAGTCGTCGTCGCGCCCGGCTACACCGACGGCGCCCTGGACGTCCTCGCCGAGAAGGAGGACCTCCGGGTGCTGGACGTGGGAGCGCTGAGCGACCGGGAGGCGACGCTCGCGGAGAAGCCGCTGACCGGCGGCCGCCTCGTCCAGGAGCGCGACGACTGGGCGCCGACCCGCGAGGACCTGGAGGTAGTCACCGAGCGCCACCCCACGGAGGCGGAGTTCGAGACGATGCTGTTCGCGTGGCGGACGCTGAAACACGTCAAGTCCAACGCCGTCCTCTTCGCGTCGGGCACGGAGACGGTGGGCATCGGCATGGGACAGGTCAGCCGCGTCGACGCCGTCCGACTGGCGGCGATGAAGGCCGAGGAACACGCCGAGGGGAAGTCCGCGGCGGGGGCCGTGATGGCCTCGGACGCCTTCTTCCCGTTCCCGGACGGCGTCGAGGAGGCCGCCGAGGCGGGCGTCGAGGCGGTCGTTCAGCCGGGCGGGTCGGTCAACGACGAGGACGTGATCGCCGCCGCCGACGACCACGGGATGGCGATGGCGTTCACCGGACGGCGGTGCTTCCGGCACGATTAG
- a CDS encoding 5-(carboxyamino)imidazole ribonucleotide synthase yields MTTTVPGPTLGVVGGGQLGRMLAEAAAPLGVEVVVLDPTPDCPAAPVARDQIVGGFDDPEAIGRLAERTDALTYEIELADPDHLASASAEAGVPVHPTPETLRTIQDKFAEKEMLSEAGIPVPAYRRVDSVADLQAAVEEFGGVMLKAREGGYDGRGNVPVHAADEAADALREAVGTAEDPAALAETFVDFERELSVIGVQGDGEVRTFPVGENVHEAEILRETVVPARTSEAVAERAQAVARDVLDALDGRGVFGIELFETSEGEILVNEIAPRPHNSGHWSIEGAVTSQFEQHARAVLGWPLGSTRQRAPTVSANVLGTVEEPRPARLGNVERVLEREAAHLHWYGKDEVRPLRKMGHVTVTDETGGSEPTALLESTRELRDELGFQ; encoded by the coding sequence ATGACGACAACCGTCCCCGGACCGACGCTCGGCGTCGTCGGCGGCGGCCAACTCGGTCGCATGCTCGCCGAGGCGGCCGCACCGCTCGGCGTCGAGGTCGTCGTCCTCGATCCGACGCCGGACTGCCCGGCCGCGCCCGTCGCCCGCGACCAGATCGTCGGCGGCTTCGACGACCCCGAGGCGATCGGTCGGCTGGCCGAGCGGACCGACGCGCTGACCTACGAGATCGAACTCGCCGATCCGGACCACCTCGCCTCCGCGAGCGCCGAGGCCGGCGTGCCGGTCCACCCGACGCCCGAGACGCTGCGGACGATCCAGGACAAGTTCGCCGAGAAGGAGATGCTGAGCGAGGCGGGCATTCCCGTGCCCGCGTACCGCCGCGTCGACTCCGTGGCCGACCTGCAAGCCGCAGTCGAGGAGTTCGGCGGCGTCATGCTGAAGGCCCGGGAGGGCGGCTACGACGGCCGGGGCAACGTCCCCGTCCACGCGGCCGACGAGGCCGCGGACGCCCTGCGTGAGGCCGTCGGAACGGCCGAGGATCCCGCCGCGCTGGCGGAGACGTTCGTCGACTTCGAGCGCGAACTCTCGGTCATCGGCGTCCAGGGCGACGGCGAGGTGCGGACCTTCCCCGTCGGGGAGAACGTCCACGAGGCGGAGATCCTGCGGGAGACGGTCGTTCCCGCGCGCACCAGCGAGGCGGTCGCGGAGCGCGCCCAGGCGGTCGCCCGGGACGTCCTCGACGCCCTCGACGGGCGCGGCGTCTTCGGCATCGAACTGTTCGAGACGAGCGAGGGGGAGATCCTGGTCAACGAGATCGCGCCCCGCCCCCACAACTCCGGCCACTGGAGCATCGAGGGCGCGGTCACCTCGCAGTTCGAGCAGCACGCCCGCGCGGTACTGGGGTGGCCGCTCGGCTCGACCCGCCAGCGCGCGCCGACGGTGAGCGCCAACGTCCTGGGGACGGTCGAGGAGCCCCGTCCGGCGCGCCTCGGGAACGTCGAGCGCGTCCTCGAACGCGAGGCGGCCCACCTCCACTGGTACGGCAAGGACGAAGTGCGCCCGCTCCGCAAGATGGGTCACGTGACCGTGACCGACGAGACGGGAGGGTCGGAGCCGACCGCCCTCCTCGAATCGACACGCGAACTGCGCGACGAACTCGGCTTCCAATGA
- the purE gene encoding 5-(carboxyamino)imidazole ribonucleotide mutase, translating to MTDVSDLVDDLHAQAEADADPETTPEVGIIMGSDSDLDTMAGAYDALRELGFAEQTNYHDAPEARFTFESYVVSAHRTPDLMYAYGETAADRGLDVIIAGAGGKSADLPNMTASIAYPLPVIGVPVQEKSVDSVIGMPTGAPIVAVDAGKSYNAALSAVQILAREHGELVDRLDAEHAALRADVADVSRDLHDLGIDGFRDRHE from the coding sequence ATGACCGACGTCAGCGACCTCGTCGACGACCTGCACGCACAGGCCGAGGCGGACGCCGACCCCGAGACGACCCCGGAGGTGGGGATCATCATGGGTTCGGACTCCGACCTCGACACCATGGCGGGCGCCTACGACGCCCTGCGGGAACTGGGCTTCGCGGAGCAGACGAACTACCACGACGCCCCCGAGGCGCGCTTCACCTTCGAGAGCTACGTCGTCTCGGCCCACCGCACTCCCGACCTGATGTACGCGTACGGGGAGACGGCGGCGGACCGCGGCCTCGACGTGATAATCGCGGGGGCGGGCGGGAAGTCGGCGGACCTGCCGAACATGACCGCGTCCATCGCCTACCCGCTGCCGGTGATCGGGGTGCCGGTCCAGGAGAAGTCGGTCGATTCCGTGATCGGCATGCCGACGGGCGCGCCCATCGTCGCCGTCGACGCGGGCAAGTCGTACAACGCGGCGCTGTCGGCGGTCCAGATCCTCGCGCGCGAACACGGCGAACTCGTCGACCGACTCGACGCCGAACACGCGGCGCTGCGGGCGGACGTGGCGGACGTCTCCCGGGATCTCCACGACCTGGGGATCGACGGCTTCCGGGACCGCCACGAGTAG
- a CDS encoding NADH-quinone oxidoreductase subunit A translates to MNQWIAIGALGLVGIGIPIGMMVVSALLRPTVTEQGKTVIYESGEVPTGTAHVQFNIQYYMVALLFVVFDVETVLIFPWTMIYRSALEQGATLTQTLVPMLVFIGVLVVGLVWAWRNGAVEWVKSPRASRRKTERQS, encoded by the coding sequence ATGAATCAGTGGATAGCAATCGGTGCGCTCGGCCTCGTGGGCATCGGCATCCCCATCGGCATGATGGTGGTGTCGGCGCTCCTCCGGCCGACCGTCACCGAACAGGGAAAGACCGTCATCTACGAGAGCGGCGAGGTGCCGACGGGGACGGCGCACGTCCAGTTCAACATCCAGTACTACATGGTCGCGCTGCTGTTCGTCGTCTTCGACGTCGAAACCGTCCTGATCTTCCCGTGGACGATGATCTATCGGTCCGCGCTGGAGCAAGGGGCGACGCTGACACAGACCCTCGTGCCGATGCTGGTGTTCATCGGCGTCCTCGTCGTCGGCCTCGTCTGGGCGTGGCGGAACGGTGCGGTCGAGTGGGTCAAGAGTCCGCGCGCGTCCCGCCGTAAAACCGAGAGACAATCATGA
- a CDS encoding NADH-quinone oxidoreductase subunit B: MSSEQERFVTDTSQVGSETRDARIGSGGTDNRFNSKLREAFGSSPFILTKFDRFMEWVRGSSMFMLQFGIACCSIEMMHTYAVKHDLDRFGAGVPRASPRQADVIIVPGTIVSKFAPRMKRVYDQMPEPKFVVGMGSCTISGGPFQEGYNVVKGAEEVIPVDIHVPGCPPRPEALVYGVAKLQERIANGESSPVTVKPYELEQFGDLDRDEVVDKLAEEIDEDDLVMRYNWADSP, encoded by the coding sequence ATGAGTAGCGAACAGGAACGATTCGTCACCGACACAAGTCAGGTAGGGAGCGAGACACGCGACGCCCGGATCGGGTCCGGGGGCACCGACAACCGGTTCAACTCGAAGCTTCGGGAGGCCTTCGGCTCGTCGCCGTTCATCCTCACGAAGTTCGACCGGTTCATGGAGTGGGTGCGTGGCTCCTCGATGTTCATGCTACAGTTCGGCATCGCCTGCTGTAGCATCGAGATGATGCACACCTACGCGGTCAAACACGACCTCGACCGCTTCGGGGCCGGCGTGCCGCGGGCGTCGCCGCGGCAGGCCGACGTGATCATCGTCCCGGGGACCATCGTCTCGAAGTTCGCCCCGCGGATGAAGCGCGTCTACGACCAGATGCCCGAGCCCAAGTTCGTCGTCGGCATGGGGTCGTGTACCATCTCCGGCGGGCCGTTCCAGGAGGGGTACAACGTCGTCAAGGGCGCCGAGGAGGTCATCCCGGTCGACATCCACGTTCCGGGCTGTCCGCCCCGACCCGAGGCGCTGGTCTACGGCGTCGCGAAGTTGCAAGAACGCATCGCCAACGGCGAGAGTTCGCCGGTCACGGTCAAGCCCTACGAACTCGAACAGTTCGGCGACCTCGACCGCGACGAAGTGGTCGACAAACTCGCCGAGGAAATCGACGAGGACGACCTCGTCATGCGGTACAACTGGGCCGACTCGCCATGA
- a CDS encoding NADH-quinone oxidoreductase subunit D — protein sequence MSLEESTPDTVEETTAEELEDLLGDLVLDRDDHLNAPGFVVRPDEVQETLFRLRDEAGFDHCSCVTAQEYEDRYESIYHLRKYDDPTDEVSVVVPTPTDDPVSESAEPVYRTADWHEREAYDLVGIEYEDHPDLRRILLPETWQGHPLGRDYDQDRPQVVPLREHANPLQEDHASDAGDTMFLNIGPHHPATHGVLHLKTVLDGEQVVDVESDIGYLHRCEEQICQQGTYRYQIMPYPDRWDYISAGLLNEWAYARVAEDLADIEVPEYAQVIRTMGAELCRIAAHMLAVGTFALDVYGDFTAIFMYAVRDREKAQNILEELTGQRLMFNYFRLGGVVWDLPEPRDEFFEMVRDFLDDLPEALEEYHDLISANEILQVRTVDTGVLPPEVAKSYGATGPVARGSGVDYDLRRDDPYGYYDELDWNVAVEDGCDNYSRLLVRLREVEESAKIIEQCVDLLEDWPEDDRTIQSNVPRTIRPDDDAEIYRAVEGAKGELGIYMRADGTEKPARFKIRSPCFSNLQTLPEMSNGEYIPDLIASLGSLDIVLGEVDR from the coding sequence ATGAGTCTGGAAGAATCCACGCCGGACACGGTCGAAGAGACGACGGCCGAGGAACTCGAGGACCTGCTGGGCGATCTGGTCCTCGACCGTGACGACCACCTGAACGCGCCGGGCTTCGTCGTCCGACCCGACGAGGTACAGGAGACGCTCTTCCGCCTGCGCGACGAGGCGGGGTTCGATCACTGCTCCTGTGTCACGGCACAGGAGTACGAGGACCGCTACGAGTCCATCTACCACCTCAGGAAGTACGACGACCCGACCGACGAGGTGAGTGTCGTCGTGCCGACGCCGACCGACGATCCCGTGAGCGAGTCGGCCGAACCCGTCTATCGCACGGCCGACTGGCACGAGCGCGAGGCCTACGACCTGGTGGGCATCGAGTACGAGGACCACCCCGACCTGCGGCGCATCCTCCTGCCCGAAACCTGGCAGGGCCACCCCCTCGGCCGGGACTACGACCAGGACCGACCCCAGGTCGTCCCCCTCCGCGAACACGCCAACCCGCTCCAGGAGGACCACGCGAGCGACGCGGGCGACACGATGTTCCTGAACATCGGCCCGCACCACCCGGCGACCCACGGCGTCCTCCACCTCAAGACCGTCCTCGACGGCGAGCAGGTCGTCGACGTGGAGTCCGACATCGGCTACCTCCACCGGTGCGAGGAACAGATCTGTCAGCAGGGCACCTACCGCTACCAGATCATGCCCTACCCCGACCGCTGGGACTACATCTCGGCCGGCCTGCTCAACGAGTGGGCCTACGCCCGCGTGGCGGAGGACCTCGCGGACATCGAGGTGCCCGAGTACGCGCAGGTGATCCGGACCATGGGCGCCGAACTCTGCCGGATCGCGGCGCACATGCTCGCGGTCGGCACCTTCGCGCTCGACGTCTACGGCGACTTCACCGCCATCTTCATGTACGCCGTCCGGGACCGCGAGAAGGCCCAGAACATCCTCGAGGAACTCACGGGCCAGCGGCTCATGTTCAACTACTTCCGCCTCGGCGGGGTGGTCTGGGACCTGCCCGAACCCCGCGACGAGTTCTTCGAGATGGTCCGGGACTTCCTCGACGACCTCCCGGAGGCCCTCGAGGAGTACCACGACCTCATCTCGGCCAACGAGATCCTGCAGGTCCGCACCGTCGACACGGGCGTCCTGCCACCCGAGGTGGCGAAGAGCTACGGGGCCACGGGGCCAGTCGCCCGCGGGTCGGGGGTCGACTACGACCTGCGACGGGACGACCCCTACGGCTACTACGACGAACTCGACTGGAACGTGGCCGTCGAGGACGGCTGTGACAACTACAGCCGTCTCCTCGTCCGCCTGCGAGAGGTCGAGGAGTCCGCGAAGATCATCGAACAGTGCGTCGACCTCCTGGAGGACTGGCCCGAGGACGACCGGACGATCCAGTCCAACGTCCCCCGGACCATCCGCCCGGACGACGACGCCGAAATCTACCGCGCCGTCGAGGGCGCCAAGGGCGAACTCGGCATCTACATGCGCGCGGACGGCACCGAGAAGCCCGCCCGATTCAAGATCCGGAGCCCGTGCTTCTCGAACCTGCAGACGCTCCCGGAGATGTCGAACGGCGAGTACATCCCCGACCTGATCGCCTCCCTGGGTAGCCTCGACATCGTTCTCGGCGAGGTGGACCGCTGA
- a CDS encoding complex I subunit 1/NuoH family protein: MDGLLLQSGTTTPTGTANATANASAAGPVTTLPETISGALGLSGTLGDVVGGLIGAFLIANIMLGMTALAGPWAKRKITAAFTDRIAVNRIGPFGLLIIVADAVRLLSKELIVPDGVDRPAWDIAPIVLPFSALLGFAVIPLGSGLQLADPETGIVFAFAAASIASLGLVMAGYASNNKYSLLGSLRSIAQNLAYEIPLVVTAASVIIFAGTLQTSEIVAAQTETLVSVAGVAIPAWYAFVNPFAFVLFVLANLAEIGRNPFDIPEAPTEIVAGYQTEYSSVYFVLFYLGEFIHIFLGGALIAVLFLGGPAGPVLPGFVWMVIKMWAFFLFTQWARSAVPRVRIDQLIEIGWKGMLVLSFANLVLTAILVGVIA, from the coding sequence ATGGACGGGCTACTGCTCCAGTCGGGGACGACCACCCCGACCGGGACCGCGAACGCGACGGCCAACGCCTCCGCGGCCGGTCCCGTGACGACGCTGCCCGAGACGATTTCGGGCGCGCTCGGTCTCTCGGGCACCCTCGGCGACGTGGTGGGCGGCCTGATCGGCGCCTTCCTCATCGCCAACATCATGCTCGGCATGACGGCGCTGGCCGGGCCGTGGGCCAAGCGGAAGATCACGGCCGCCTTCACCGACCGGATCGCGGTCAACCGGATCGGGCCCTTCGGCCTGCTGATCATCGTCGCCGACGCGGTGCGCCTGCTGTCGAAGGAACTGATCGTTCCGGACGGCGTCGACCGCCCGGCGTGGGACATCGCGCCGATCGTCCTGCCGTTCTCCGCGCTGCTGGGCTTCGCGGTGATCCCGCTGGGGAGCGGCCTCCAGCTCGCCGACCCCGAGACGGGCATCGTCTTCGCGTTCGCCGCCGCCTCCATCGCGTCGCTCGGCCTCGTCATGGCCGGCTACGCCTCGAACAACAAGTACTCGCTGCTGGGGTCGCTGCGCTCCATCGCACAGAACCTCGCGTACGAGATCCCGCTGGTCGTCACGGCGGCGTCGGTGATCATCTTCGCCGGCACGCTCCAGACCAGCGAGATCGTCGCCGCACAGACCGAGACGCTGGTGTCGGTCGCCGGGGTGGCGATTCCCGCGTGGTACGCCTTCGTCAACCCCTTCGCGTTCGTGCTGTTCGTGCTGGCGAACCTGGCGGAGATCGGTCGGAACCCGTTCGACATCCCCGAGGCGCCGACCGAAATCGTCGCCGGGTACCAGACCGAGTACTCCAGCGTCTACTTCGTGCTGTTCTACCTCGGGGAGTTCATCCACATCTTCCTGGGCGGCGCGCTGATCGCCGTCCTCTTCCTCGGTGGGCCGGCCGGTCCGGTCCTGCCCGGGTTCGTCTGGATGGTCATCAAGATGTGGGCGTTCTTCCTGTTCACGCAGTGGGCCCGGTCGGCGGTCCCGCGCGTGCGTATCGACCAGTTGATCGAAATCGGCTGGAAGGGGATGCTCGTGCTCTCCTTCGCCAACCTAGTGCTCACCGCAATCCTCGTCGGAGTGATCGCGTAA
- a CDS encoding NuoI/complex I 23 kDa subunit family protein, which translates to MIGILKGMATTMKHALDGKTFTVEYPDVAPEVSPRFRGVHKFSQERCIWCRQCENVCPNDTIQIVQDDQRNGEQYNLHIGQCIYCRLCEEVCPVDAILLTQNFEFTADTKDDFVYNKEQLKNVPWYKGIDPLESRNPDRSAWIGEGDGEIDYQ; encoded by the coding sequence ATGATTGGAATACTGAAAGGCATGGCGACGACGATGAAACACGCGCTGGACGGCAAGACGTTCACCGTCGAATATCCGGACGTGGCGCCGGAGGTCAGTCCGCGGTTCCGCGGCGTCCACAAGTTCAGCCAGGAGCGGTGCATCTGGTGTCGACAGTGCGAGAACGTCTGTCCGAACGACACGATCCAGATCGTCCAGGACGACCAGCGCAACGGCGAACAGTACAACCTCCACATCGGGCAGTGCATCTACTGCCGGCTCTGCGAGGAGGTGTGTCCGGTGGACGCCATCCTGCTCACCCAGAACTTCGAGTTCACGGCCGACACCAAAGACGACTTCGTCTACAACAAGGAACAGTTGAAGAACGTCCCGTGGTACAAGGGCATCGACCCGCTGGAATCCCGCAATCCCGACCGGAGCGCGTGGATCGGCGAGGGCGACGGAGAGATCGACTACCAGTGA
- a CDS encoding NADH-quinone oxidoreductase subunit J gives MVYETIAFALFALITLGCSLGVVLVEDVWHSALLLGGALLSVAVHYVMMQAEFLAAMQILVYVGGVLILITFAVMLTKSTSAAESTSTEVRET, from the coding sequence ATGGTGTATGAAACGATCGCGTTCGCGCTGTTCGCCCTGATCACACTGGGCTGCAGCCTGGGCGTCGTCCTGGTCGAGGACGTGTGGCACTCCGCACTCCTCCTCGGCGGCGCCCTGTTGAGCGTCGCGGTACATTACGTGATGATGCAGGCGGAGTTTCTCGCCGCCATGCAGATCCTCGTCTACGTGGGCGGGGTGCTCATCCTCATCACGTTCGCCGTGATGCTCACGAAATCGACCTCGGCAGCGGAATCGACTTCCACGGAGGTGCGTGAGACGTGA
- a CDS encoding proton-conducting membrane transporter: MTTKPKLRTGSHLLPGLAAVALFVVLAAAIVRASFGDPQGFAADAPITASIGYAMFNLDMGAVPGEGMIVAFILIAVVLDAALDGALLLAKREEEGSAVALLADGGRQVRDRLRDDTETDADEGGDR; encoded by the coding sequence GTGACGACGAAGCCGAAACTCAGGACCGGCTCGCACCTGCTTCCAGGCCTCGCGGCCGTCGCGCTGTTCGTCGTGCTGGCCGCGGCGATCGTCCGTGCCTCCTTCGGCGACCCACAGGGGTTCGCCGCGGACGCCCCGATCACCGCGAGCATCGGGTACGCGATGTTCAACCTCGACATGGGCGCAGTCCCGGGCGAGGGGATGATCGTCGCGTTCATCCTCATCGCGGTGGTGCTGGACGCCGCACTCGACGGGGCGCTCCTGCTCGCGAAACGCGAGGAGGAAGGGAGTGCCGTCGCGCTCCTCGCCGACGGCGGCCGGCAGGTCCGCGACCGGCTCCGTGACGATACGGAGACGGACGCGGACGAGGGAGGTGACCGCTGA
- the nuoK gene encoding NADH-quinone oxidoreductase subunit NuoK has translation MVPVQWYLLLAAAVFCIGLFGILTRQNALLFLMSVELMLNAANINLVAFSAYWGNVTGQTFSLFTLALAAAEVAVGIGIILVLYRNFGDIDVTLAKEMRW, from the coding sequence ATGGTCCCGGTCCAGTGGTACCTCCTGCTCGCCGCGGCCGTGTTCTGCATCGGCCTGTTCGGCATCCTGACCCGACAGAACGCGCTGCTGTTCCTCATGTCGGTCGAACTGATGCTGAACGCGGCCAACATCAACCTCGTGGCCTTCTCGGCCTACTGGGGGAACGTCACGGGACAGACGTTCAGCCTGTTCACGCTGGCGCTCGCCGCCGCGGAGGTCGCGGTGGGCATCGGCATCATCCTCGTGTTGTATCGCAACTTCGGCGATATCGACGTGACGCTGGCCAAGGAGATGAGGTGGTAA